The Stigmatella ashevillena genomic sequence GTGTGTTTCCTTCCTAGGAAACCTGGACACCTCCGGGCCCCGAAGCGCCCAGGTAAGGCCCAGCCTCCCGAGGGGCACCCGGCAGGCCTGCCCGGAGGACGAGCCCCTCACCCACGCTTCACGAATTCACACACGAAGGGAGCCGTCGCTCCCAGGGCCGCCCTTCAGGGCAGCGCCACCGGCTCCACGTCCGTGACAATGAGCGTGTTCGTCCGCTCATCCACGCTCACCTTCCCACGGGGGGACAGCTGCGCCTGGACATGGGGCAGCAGCTCCGCTGCTCGGGCATGGCTCACCGGAATGAAGAAGGTCCTCAGCGGTGCGGCCTCCTCACGCGCCTGCTTCAGCTTCACGCGGTCGGCTGCTTCCGCCGCCAATTCCTTGAGGGGAGCCACCCGCAGGACGTTGCCCTGAATCTCCTGGCCCAGAGCATGCGAGGCCAGCACCGTGTCCAGGGCCTCCCGCCAGGGCACGTTCTTCAGCTTCAGCGTCACCTTGCCTCGCACCTGCTCGGACACCACGAGGTTGAGCCGGCCCACGTCGGCCAGGATGCGCAGCACGTCGTGCAGGTCCGCGCGCACGACATCGAGGTTGATGCGCTTGGACTCAGCCCGGGGAGGGGCTGCCTGGCTGGGGGAAGCCAGCACCAGCAGCACGGCGAGGAAGGCGCCCACTCGACTCATGAACCCTCTGCGGAAATAAGACGTTTCCCAGGATAGCCGCCTCCAACAGAACGAGACAATGGCAGCCCAGGAACGAACGCGTCTTCACATGGAGCCGATCCGCCACCGCCTTACCAATCCGGACGGCACGCAAAGGGCGTGTCTGGCCAGCGCTGCCTGCACCGGTAGCCTTCGCCACACCCGCCAGGGATCTGTGGATCACAGCCCGGCAAGCACAACCAGACGTCACACACCCCTCCATCCCCACAAGGGGGAAGCCCCTTTCCGCATCGCTCGATGCACGCCATCCATGCCTTCTCTGGGTATGGCGGGCTCGTGAGCACCCAGCACGTGCGATCCTCGGGACAAGACGACTGCTGGCAATTGGCACCATACACATGAACACAGGAGGAGGCTCCCTCGTCGAACCGGACGCAACTCTGTCCCTCAGGGCACCCCCGTGTTTCGCAAGTGGGCAGGCACATAGGCTCCGGGATTGTGTCTGCGCAAAAGAAGCCCTCGGGACACACCGACGCCTGATTGCCTAGAGCGCACGAACGGGCACACCACGTGTCATTACGGCCGCCGCATCTCCAACCTGCCGCGCAGGCGTGCCCCTTGTCCTTTGGAGCCGCATCGCAGCGTTCTCCCTCCTGCCGTACTCCAAGAGGCACGCAAACACGTACCAGGGGCCCATCCTCTTTGGTCGCAAGA encodes the following:
- a CDS encoding secretin and TonB N-terminal domain-containing protein, with protein sequence MSRVGAFLAVLLVLASPSQAAPPRAESKRINLDVVRADLHDVLRILADVGRLNLVVSEQVRGKVTLKLKNVPWREALDTVLASHALGQEIQGNVLRVAPLKELAAEAADRVKLKQAREEAAPLRTFFIPVSHARAAELLPHVQAQLSPRGKVSVDERTNTLIVTDVEPVALP